A single genomic interval of Arthrobacter sp. NicSoilB8 harbors:
- a CDS encoding beta-galactosidase, whose translation MDTSINHNNTAMDYITARLGSEGSPMLAFGGDYNPEQWPEETWDEDVRLMREAGVNLVSVGIFSWSLLEPSEGVYEFGWLDRVLDLLHENGIRVDLANATASPPPWFSHKYPQSLPVTADGVRHSYGSRQAFAASSPDYRRAAAALTEQIAVRYKDHPAVVMWHVHNEYGCHNQPDFSDGAAAGFRRWLERRYGSLEALNTAWGTAFWSQRYSAWEEILPPRTSGTWVNPTQQLDFARYSSDELLECYKAEAAILRSHSGHPVTTNFMGFNMGLHQPVDYWRWSEEMDVVSNDHYLIAEDPRNFQELAATADLTRGWAKGKPWLLMEHSTSAVNWQPRNIAKAPGEMLRNSLQHVARGADGALFFQWRASRAGAEKFHSGLLPHAGTDTKVWREVVQLGQALRSLAEVSGSLVTGASGRVDVAILHDTDARWASELDSHPSVDASNIAETRRWHDAFYRAGIPTDFRQSTEDLSGYRLVVAPMQYLVSDAGAANLDAYVRAGGHLVVTYFSGIVDENDHIRLGSYPGAFSGLLGVRMEEFFPLRAGESVRLSGFGAGTCWNELGQATTAEVLAAVDEGPAAGSPAVTRNRAGSGRSYYVATTLAPEGLGELLTVICADAGVQPLVPELPADVEVARRSKDGTDWTFCINHGAHDVRLPLAGVDLLTGTELDGGLGLAAGAVAVVRSPAARLVGTSVSQTGQASHSDDSNLSSLSNH comes from the coding sequence GGAACCGTCCGAGGGCGTCTACGAGTTCGGCTGGCTGGACCGGGTCCTGGACCTGCTGCACGAAAACGGCATCCGGGTTGACCTCGCCAACGCCACGGCCTCCCCGCCGCCCTGGTTCAGCCACAAGTACCCCCAGTCGCTGCCGGTAACTGCCGACGGCGTGCGGCACAGTTACGGTTCCCGGCAGGCCTTCGCCGCCTCAAGCCCCGACTACCGCCGGGCCGCCGCGGCACTGACCGAGCAGATCGCCGTCCGCTACAAGGACCATCCCGCCGTCGTCATGTGGCACGTCCACAACGAGTACGGCTGCCACAACCAGCCGGACTTTTCCGACGGCGCCGCCGCGGGTTTCCGGCGCTGGCTCGAACGCCGGTACGGCAGCCTCGAGGCCCTCAACACCGCGTGGGGCACCGCCTTCTGGTCCCAGCGCTACTCGGCCTGGGAGGAGATCCTGCCGCCGCGGACCTCCGGGACCTGGGTCAACCCGACCCAGCAGCTGGACTTCGCCCGCTACTCCTCCGATGAGCTGCTCGAATGCTACAAAGCCGAGGCGGCGATCCTCCGCTCGCATTCGGGGCACCCGGTGACCACCAACTTTATGGGCTTCAACATGGGCCTGCACCAGCCCGTGGACTACTGGCGCTGGTCCGAGGAGATGGATGTGGTCTCCAACGACCACTACCTCATTGCCGAGGACCCGCGGAATTTCCAGGAGCTGGCGGCCACGGCGGACCTCACCCGCGGCTGGGCCAAGGGCAAGCCCTGGCTGCTCATGGAGCACTCCACCTCGGCTGTCAACTGGCAGCCCCGCAACATCGCCAAAGCCCCCGGCGAGATGCTGCGCAATTCCCTGCAGCACGTCGCCCGCGGTGCCGACGGCGCGCTGTTCTTCCAGTGGCGGGCCTCGCGTGCCGGCGCCGAGAAGTTCCACTCCGGACTGCTGCCGCACGCCGGCACGGACACAAAGGTCTGGCGTGAAGTGGTCCAGCTCGGCCAGGCGCTGCGCAGCCTGGCCGAAGTCAGCGGCTCGCTGGTCACGGGGGCCTCCGGCCGGGTGGACGTCGCCATCCTCCACGACACTGACGCCCGCTGGGCCTCGGAACTGGACTCGCATCCGAGCGTGGATGCCTCGAACATCGCGGAAACCCGGCGCTGGCATGATGCCTTCTACCGGGCCGGCATCCCCACGGACTTCCGCCAAAGCACCGAGGACCTCTCCGGCTACCGGCTCGTTGTCGCGCCGATGCAGTACCTCGTGAGCGATGCCGGGGCCGCAAACCTGGACGCGTACGTGCGCGCCGGCGGCCACCTCGTGGTGACGTATTTCTCCGGTATCGTGGACGAAAATGACCACATCAGGCTTGGCAGCTACCCTGGCGCGTTCAGCGGGCTGCTGGGCGTCCGGATGGAGGAGTTCTTCCCGCTTCGCGCCGGGGAAAGCGTCCGGCTCAGCGGCTTCGGTGCCGGCACCTGCTGGAACGAACTGGGGCAGGCCACCACGGCCGAGGTCCTCGCGGCCGTGGACGAGGGACCGGCCGCCGGCTCTCCCGCCGTGACCCGCAACCGCGCCGGGAGCGGCCGCTCCTACTACGTCGCGACGACGCTCGCGCCGGAGGGCCTGGGCGAACTGCTCACCGTCATCTGTGCCGACGCCGGAGTGCAGCCGCTCGTTCCGGAGCTGCCGGCAGATGTGGAAGTTGCCCGGCGCAGCAAGGACGGGACCGACTGGACGTTCTGCATCAACCACGGGGCGCACGACGTCCGGCTGCCGCTGGCAGGCGTGGACCTCCTCACCGGCACCGAGCTCGACGGCGGGCTCGGCCTCGCGGCCGGAGCCGTCGCCGTCGTCCGTTCACCTGCCGCCCGGCTGGTCGGCACATCCGTCAGCCAAACAGGTCAGGCAAGCCACTCAGACGACTCAAACCTGTCAAGCCTGTCAAACCACTAA
- a CDS encoding DeoR/GlpR family DNA-binding transcription regulator: protein MLAAARHSAILAEVQRERIVRVADLAKMLGVSLMTVRRDIEALDAAGAVEKIHGGAKLPGGASTHEPGFELKVTQLKDEKMAIAQEAAAQVREGMAVGLSAGTTTWALAQLLAAGPRITVVTNSVRIADVFHQSSSPSTVILTGGERTPSDALVGPLATSSLRQLHLDVLFLGVHGVDADAGFTTPNVLEAETDRAFVSAARRVVVLADHTKWGTLGISTIASLEDADELISDDLLGGEARRILGERVGRLRLAPTGDSRHGAASTRAAAIHSAASG from the coding sequence ATGCTAGCCGCAGCCCGCCATTCCGCCATCCTCGCGGAGGTCCAGCGTGAGCGGATCGTCCGTGTCGCGGACCTCGCCAAGATGCTCGGCGTCTCGCTGATGACCGTGCGGCGGGACATAGAGGCCCTCGACGCGGCGGGCGCGGTGGAGAAAATCCATGGCGGGGCCAAACTGCCAGGCGGAGCCAGCACGCATGAGCCAGGCTTCGAGCTCAAGGTGACCCAGCTGAAGGACGAGAAGATGGCGATCGCGCAGGAGGCGGCCGCCCAGGTGCGCGAGGGTATGGCAGTGGGGCTGAGCGCCGGCACCACCACATGGGCGCTGGCCCAGCTGCTGGCCGCCGGCCCGCGGATCACGGTGGTCACCAACTCGGTGCGGATCGCCGACGTCTTCCACCAAAGCTCCTCCCCGTCCACCGTGATCCTGACCGGCGGCGAGCGCACACCCTCCGATGCCCTGGTCGGTCCACTGGCCACGTCCTCCCTCAGGCAGCTGCACCTGGACGTGCTGTTCCTCGGCGTCCACGGGGTGGACGCCGACGCCGGGTTCACCACGCCGAACGTGCTGGAAGCCGAAACCGACCGGGCCTTCGTTAGCGCGGCCCGCCGGGTGGTGGTCCTGGCCGACCACACGAAGTGGGGCACCCTGGGCATCAGCACCATCGCCAGCCTCGAGGACGCCGACGAACTCATCAGCGATGACCTTCTGGGCGGTGAGGCCCGGCGCATCCTCGGCGAACGCGTCGGACGGCTCCGACTGGCCCCTACCGGCGACTCCCGGCACGGCGCCGCTTCAACCCGCGCCGCCGCTATCCACAGCGCCGCCTCGGGCTGA
- a CDS encoding alpha-galactosidase — protein sequence MGAPPADPLYLRRSGTSLLIDFSTGEPAMLHFGADLGPDLPDLSLLVGPVPGSALDVPVTLGLIPQASSGWRGRPGLRGHRNGQAFSARLRVVSVECPGGGHPGGNACSAVITQADPDAGVTVRTEIRINDGGLLQLRHRLDNDGSGPYSLDELAAVLPLGRAATEILDLTGRWCRESHPQRLPLRQGTWVRSGRHGRTGHDASLLLAAGTPGFGNRHGQVWAVHLGWSGNHESFVDAAADGRTVIGASELLGPGEITLAANASYETPWLFAAYSAAGLDGISDAFYAWFRGRPHHPGARSGKTRPVVLNVWEAVYFDHRLPVLLELAEAAARLGVERYVLDDGWFRGRRSDQAGLGDWYVDEGLWPGGLTPLIDAVTGHGMEFGLWVEPEMVNEDSDLARAHPDWIAGPAPRTAGGSPSAGDSGPGGRLAGRLPVQWRHQQVLDLVNPDAWQYIYDRLDALLRENNIAYLKWDQNRDLVEMGHAGRPSVHAQTQAVYRLLDKLREAHPGVEIESCSSGGARVDLGILERTDRVWASDCNDALERQTIQRWTGLVVPPELVGSHIGPTTSHTTARTHDLSFRAITAMFGHFGLEWDIRHLADSERDELAQTIALYKKHRALLHSGRMVRADEPDPSLRLHGVVSHDGGEALYAVVSVATSFAEVPGRISLPGLLPDAGYRVEAVYPAAGDRRAFLQAAPPAWLAGGAEATGRFLAESGLPMPVLNPEHGLLLAVRRVTAAGPAADLAAGSGHAVRNS from the coding sequence TTGGGCGCCCCGCCCGCGGATCCCCTGTATCTGCGCCGCTCCGGCACCTCACTGCTCATCGACTTCAGCACGGGCGAGCCGGCCATGCTGCACTTCGGCGCCGACCTCGGTCCTGACCTGCCGGACCTGTCCCTGCTGGTCGGCCCCGTGCCGGGCTCGGCCCTCGACGTCCCGGTCACGCTGGGGCTGATCCCGCAGGCGTCCTCGGGCTGGCGCGGGCGGCCCGGCCTCCGCGGCCACCGGAACGGCCAGGCTTTCTCGGCCCGGCTGCGCGTTGTGAGTGTTGAATGTCCGGGCGGGGGGCATCCCGGCGGGAACGCATGTTCTGCCGTGATCACCCAGGCCGACCCCGACGCGGGGGTCACCGTGCGCACGGAGATCCGGATCAACGACGGCGGCCTGCTCCAGCTCCGGCACCGGCTCGACAACGACGGCTCCGGCCCTTACAGCCTCGACGAGCTCGCGGCAGTGCTCCCGTTGGGCCGGGCAGCCACCGAGATCCTGGACCTGACCGGCCGCTGGTGCCGGGAGTCCCACCCCCAGCGCCTGCCGCTGCGCCAAGGCACGTGGGTCCGCTCGGGCCGGCACGGCCGGACCGGCCACGATGCCTCGCTCCTGCTCGCGGCCGGCACCCCCGGGTTCGGCAACCGGCACGGGCAGGTCTGGGCCGTGCATCTGGGTTGGAGCGGCAACCACGAGAGCTTTGTTGATGCCGCCGCGGACGGGCGGACCGTCATCGGCGCCTCGGAACTGCTCGGGCCCGGCGAGATCACCCTCGCGGCGAACGCCAGCTACGAGACCCCCTGGCTGTTCGCTGCGTATTCCGCCGCCGGGCTGGACGGGATTAGCGACGCGTTCTACGCCTGGTTCCGCGGGCGCCCGCACCACCCTGGCGCGCGGTCCGGCAAGACCCGCCCCGTGGTGCTCAACGTCTGGGAAGCGGTGTATTTCGACCACCGGCTGCCCGTACTCCTCGAGCTCGCCGAGGCGGCCGCACGGCTGGGCGTGGAACGCTACGTCCTCGACGACGGCTGGTTCCGCGGCCGCCGCAGCGACCAGGCGGGCCTCGGCGACTGGTACGTCGACGAGGGCCTGTGGCCCGGGGGCCTCACCCCGCTGATCGATGCGGTCACCGGCCACGGCATGGAATTCGGGCTCTGGGTCGAACCCGAAATGGTCAACGAAGACTCGGACCTGGCCCGCGCCCACCCGGACTGGATCGCCGGGCCGGCACCCCGGACGGCCGGGGGCAGCCCGTCCGCCGGGGACTCCGGCCCGGGCGGCCGGCTGGCTGGCCGGCTGCCCGTGCAGTGGCGGCACCAGCAGGTCCTGGACCTGGTCAACCCGGACGCCTGGCAGTACATCTACGACCGGCTCGACGCCCTGCTGCGCGAGAACAACATCGCCTACCTTAAATGGGACCAGAACCGGGATCTGGTCGAAATGGGCCATGCCGGCCGCCCGTCCGTGCACGCCCAGACGCAGGCCGTCTACCGGCTCCTCGACAAACTCCGTGAGGCCCATCCCGGCGTCGAGATTGAAAGCTGCTCCTCAGGGGGCGCCCGCGTGGACCTCGGCATCCTGGAACGCACCGACCGGGTCTGGGCCTCGGACTGCAACGACGCCCTGGAGCGGCAGACCATCCAGCGGTGGACCGGCCTGGTGGTGCCGCCGGAGCTCGTCGGATCGCACATCGGACCCACCACGAGCCACACCACCGCGCGGACGCATGACCTCTCCTTCCGGGCAATCACCGCGATGTTCGGCCATTTCGGCCTCGAATGGGATATCCGGCACCTCGCCGATTCCGAGCGCGACGAGCTTGCCCAGACGATCGCGCTGTACAAGAAGCACCGGGCCCTGCTGCACAGCGGGCGCATGGTGCGGGCCGACGAGCCAGATCCGTCCCTCCGGCTGCACGGCGTCGTGTCCCACGACGGCGGCGAGGCCCTTTACGCCGTCGTGTCCGTGGCAACGTCTTTCGCCGAAGTCCCCGGCCGGATCAGCCTCCCGGGGCTGCTGCCGGACGCCGGGTACCGGGTGGAGGCTGTGTATCCGGCGGCCGGCGATCGGCGGGCCTTCCTGCAGGCTGCGCCTCCGGCTTGGCTGGCGGGCGGCGCAGAGGCGACGGGCCGTTTCCTGGCGGAGTCCGGCCTCCCGATGCCAGTCCTGAACCCGGAGCACGGGCTGCTCCTGGCCGTCCGGCGCGTCACCGCTGCCGGCCCGGCTGCCGATCTGGCCGCCGGCAGCGGCCACGCCGTGAGGAACTCCTGA
- the galT gene encoding galactose-1-phosphate uridylyltransferase — MGQITKRPYKLSDGRDIIYFDDADSILPPERGDDLREPAVRPPTAIMRQDVLTGEWISIAAARQNRVVLPPSHLDPLAPASPDNPSEIPSLYDVAVFENKSPSFGPELAGAAAPEGLDDLARVGLGRSRQSVGRCEVVCFSPEHTGSLAGLSLSRMRTVVEAWADRTAALSALPGVEQVFPFENRGEAIGVTLHHPHGQIYAYPYITPRTAQLVRTIEAYGGSLFEDILSFEQKSERVLLQGEHWTAFVPFAARWPLEVHMLPHRHIPDLAATTDEERDEFSRLYSRLLRGVDALYDTPTPYISAWHQAPVHAHRDDIRLMLQLTSPRREEDKLKYLAGSEAAMGAFIADIPPETAAGRLREAMAKAGLDPFGTRQAATRQAATEPAAAQQPLTEQEAARP, encoded by the coding sequence ATGGGACAGATTACGAAACGCCCCTACAAGCTCTCCGACGGCCGGGACATCATCTACTTCGATGATGCCGATAGCATCCTGCCGCCGGAACGCGGGGACGATCTCCGTGAGCCGGCGGTCCGGCCGCCCACGGCCATCATGCGCCAGGATGTCCTGACCGGCGAGTGGATTTCCATCGCGGCCGCCCGGCAGAACCGGGTGGTCCTGCCGCCCTCGCACCTGGACCCGCTGGCCCCGGCGTCGCCGGACAATCCGTCGGAAATTCCGAGCCTCTACGACGTCGCCGTCTTCGAAAACAAGTCCCCGTCCTTCGGTCCCGAGCTGGCGGGCGCCGCCGCGCCGGAAGGCCTGGACGACCTCGCCCGGGTGGGGTTGGGGCGCAGCCGGCAGTCGGTGGGCCGGTGCGAAGTGGTGTGCTTCTCCCCCGAGCACACCGGTTCCCTCGCCGGGCTGTCCTTGTCCCGGATGCGCACTGTTGTGGAGGCGTGGGCGGACCGGACGGCTGCGCTGTCCGCGCTTCCCGGCGTCGAGCAGGTTTTTCCGTTCGAGAACCGCGGGGAGGCGATCGGCGTGACACTGCACCACCCGCACGGGCAGATCTACGCCTACCCCTACATCACGCCCCGCACGGCCCAGCTGGTCCGCACGATCGAGGCCTACGGCGGTTCCCTGTTTGAGGACATCCTTAGCTTCGAGCAGAAATCCGAGCGGGTACTGCTGCAGGGCGAGCACTGGACGGCGTTTGTCCCGTTTGCCGCGCGCTGGCCGCTGGAAGTGCACATGCTGCCGCACCGTCATATCCCTGACCTCGCCGCGACGACGGACGAGGAACGCGACGAATTTTCCCGGCTGTACAGCCGGCTCCTGCGCGGCGTCGATGCCCTCTACGACACCCCCACGCCGTACATTTCAGCCTGGCATCAGGCGCCCGTCCACGCCCACCGGGACGACATCCGGCTCATGCTGCAGCTGACCTCGCCCCGCCGGGAGGAAGACAAGCTCAAGTACCTGGCGGGTTCGGAGGCCGCCATGGGCGCGTTCATCGCGGACATCCCGCCGGAAACGGCCGCCGGCCGGCTCCGCGAGGCCATGGCGAAGGCCGGTCTCGACCCGTTCGGCACAAGACAGGCAGCGACAAGACAGGCAGCGACAGAACCGGCAGCTGCACAGCAGCCGCTAACAGAACAGGAAGCCGCCCGGCCATGA
- the galK gene encoding galactokinase, with product MNEVHLGSEYFRSQFGGAPDGLWSAPGRVNLIGEHTDYNDGFAFPIAIDKRTTVAARARADRLLRVASSAFPGVVEVSLDDLDPDTLTGWAAYPLGVAWAIARAASGMDLALTSDVPAGAGLSSSAAVECAVALALNDLWELGLDRQELARIGQLAENRVVGAPTGIMDQSASLLGEPDHGILLDCQSLATESVALGFAGAGVGLLVIDTRTSHSHADGGYASRRRSCEAGARSMGVGSLRALGPEDLPRAAALLDGQTYRRVRHIITENQRVLDTVAALRTSGASAIGAFLNESHLSMRDDFEISTPELDLAVSSAQELGAIGARMTGGGFGGAALALVRNDDAGRVAGGIARSFARAGYTAPHIFPVTASEGARREM from the coding sequence ATGAACGAGGTCCACTTGGGAAGCGAGTACTTCAGGAGCCAGTTCGGCGGCGCCCCGGACGGTCTGTGGTCGGCGCCGGGGCGGGTCAACCTGATCGGCGAGCACACGGACTACAACGACGGCTTCGCGTTTCCGATCGCGATCGACAAGCGCACCACGGTGGCGGCGCGCGCCCGGGCAGACCGCCTGCTGCGGGTCGCGAGCAGCGCCTTCCCCGGCGTGGTGGAAGTGAGCCTCGACGATCTGGACCCCGACACCCTCACCGGCTGGGCCGCATATCCCCTGGGCGTGGCCTGGGCGATCGCCCGGGCGGCGTCCGGCATGGATCTGGCGCTGACCTCGGATGTCCCGGCCGGCGCGGGACTGTCCTCCTCCGCCGCCGTCGAATGCGCGGTAGCCCTGGCCCTGAACGATCTCTGGGAGCTCGGGCTGGACCGGCAGGAGCTAGCCCGGATCGGCCAGCTGGCCGAGAACAGGGTGGTCGGCGCGCCTACGGGCATCATGGACCAGTCCGCGTCGCTTCTGGGCGAGCCGGATCACGGCATCCTGCTGGACTGCCAGAGCCTGGCGACCGAGAGCGTCGCCCTCGGCTTCGCCGGCGCAGGCGTGGGGCTCCTCGTGATCGACACCCGCACCAGCCATTCCCATGCCGACGGCGGCTACGCCAGCCGCCGCCGCTCGTGCGAGGCCGGCGCCCGCAGCATGGGCGTCGGCAGCCTGCGGGCTCTGGGCCCTGAGGACCTCCCCCGCGCCGCAGCGCTGCTGGACGGCCAGACCTACCGCCGGGTCCGTCACATCATCACGGAAAACCAGCGCGTGCTGGACACGGTCGCGGCGCTGCGGACCTCGGGCGCCAGCGCCATCGGGGCCTTTCTCAACGAATCGCATCTGTCCATGCGCGACGACTTCGAGATCTCCACCCCGGAACTCGACCTCGCCGTGTCCAGCGCCCAGGAATTGGGCGCCATTGGGGCGCGGATGACCGGTGGCGGCTTCGGCGGTGCCGCCCTTGCGCTGGTCCGGAACGACGACGCCGGCCGGGTGGCCGGGGGCATCGCCCGCAGCTTCGCCCGGGCCGGGTACACGGCGCCGCACATTTTCCCCGTCACCGCGTCCGAGGGCGCGCGCCGGGAAATGTAG
- a CDS encoding LLM class flavin-dependent oxidoreductase, translated as MTVPLSILDLATIGPGQTAAESFAGSVAMARLAEERGYRRIWYAEHHNMSSIASSATSVLIAHVAAHTSSIRLGAGGVMLPNHSPLTIAEQFGTLETLHPGRIDLGLGRAPGSDQNTMRALRRDPMSAESFPQDVLELQGYLTGPTRIQGVEATPGKGTNVPLYILGSSLFGARLAAQLGLPYAFASHFAPNALQDAVSVYRREFRPSAQLDAPHVIAGVNVVAADSAADAQAMFQATKRARVSLFFGNGRVFSDDEADMILDSPQGQHMAQMMKYSAVGTPDAVLTYLDEFTKHADADELIVAHQSTGTEARLRSVELLADAARLVRA; from the coding sequence GTGACTGTTCCGCTTTCCATTCTTGACCTCGCAACGATCGGCCCGGGCCAGACGGCGGCCGAGAGCTTTGCCGGAAGCGTGGCCATGGCCCGCCTCGCCGAGGAGCGAGGCTACCGGCGGATCTGGTACGCCGAGCACCACAACATGTCCTCGATCGCCTCCTCCGCCACAAGCGTGCTGATCGCCCACGTCGCGGCCCATACGTCCAGCATCCGGCTCGGCGCCGGCGGCGTGATGCTGCCCAACCACTCGCCGCTGACCATCGCGGAACAGTTCGGCACGCTCGAAACCCTGCACCCGGGGAGGATCGACCTCGGGCTGGGCCGCGCACCGGGCAGCGACCAGAACACCATGCGTGCCCTGCGCCGAGATCCGATGTCCGCAGAGAGCTTCCCGCAGGACGTCCTTGAGCTCCAGGGCTACCTGACTGGCCCTACCCGCATCCAGGGCGTGGAGGCCACCCCCGGCAAGGGCACCAACGTGCCGCTGTACATCCTGGGTTCCTCCCTGTTCGGGGCCAGGCTGGCCGCCCAGCTGGGCCTGCCGTATGCCTTCGCCTCGCACTTCGCGCCCAACGCGCTGCAGGACGCGGTGTCCGTCTACCGCCGTGAATTCCGGCCCTCCGCGCAGCTCGACGCCCCGCACGTGATCGCCGGCGTCAACGTCGTTGCCGCGGACTCGGCCGCCGACGCCCAGGCGATGTTCCAAGCCACCAAGCGTGCCAGGGTCTCGCTGTTCTTCGGCAACGGCCGCGTGTTCAGCGACGACGAGGCCGACATGATCCTGGACTCCCCGCAGGGCCAGCACATGGCACAGATGATGAAGTACTCCGCTGTCGGCACGCCGGATGCCGTCCTCACGTACCTCGACGAGTTCACGAAGCACGCCGACGCCGACGAGCTGATCGTGGCGCATCAGAGCACCGGCACCGAAGCGCGGCTCCGCTCCGTGGAACTTCTGGCCGACGCCGCCCGGCTCGTGCGGGCCTAA
- a CDS encoding type 1 glutamine amidotransferase domain-containing protein, with protein sequence MANILMVVSAANSLTMRDGSEHPTGYWAEELVVSHRTLLDAGHTVHVATPGGRKPTVDEVSLAAESAGGQDRADSFRKYLDSIDAELSAPLVLADVDVAGYDAVVMPGGHGPMADLYRDADLGRVLTGANAAAKVIAPFCHGPAGLLSAIGDDGAFTFAGRRLTVFTNEEELGGGTGPNTPWFVEDVLKEKGAIVENGAAWTSHVVRDGNLITGQNPQSSEDVAKEVLKALAE encoded by the coding sequence ATGGCTAACATCCTGATGGTCGTCTCGGCCGCAAATTCGCTCACCATGCGCGACGGCAGCGAACACCCGACCGGCTACTGGGCCGAGGAACTCGTTGTCTCCCACCGGACCCTCCTCGACGCCGGTCACACTGTGCACGTCGCCACCCCCGGTGGCCGGAAGCCCACCGTGGACGAGGTCAGCCTCGCGGCCGAGTCCGCCGGCGGCCAGGACCGGGCGGACAGCTTCCGGAAGTATCTTGACTCCATCGACGCCGAGCTGTCCGCCCCGCTGGTGCTGGCCGACGTCGACGTCGCCGGTTACGATGCCGTCGTCATGCCGGGCGGCCACGGGCCCATGGCCGACCTCTACCGGGACGCCGACCTCGGCAGGGTCCTCACGGGCGCCAACGCGGCCGCCAAGGTCATCGCGCCGTTCTGCCACGGCCCCGCCGGGCTGCTCAGCGCCATTGGCGACGACGGCGCGTTCACCTTCGCGGGGCGCCGCCTCACCGTCTTCACCAACGAGGAGGAGCTGGGCGGCGGTACCGGACCCAACACGCCGTGGTTCGTGGAGGACGTCCTGAAGGAGAAGGGCGCGATCGTGGAGAACGGTGCGGCCTGGACGTCGCATGTTGTGCGGGACGGAAACCTCATCACCGGACAGAACCCGCAGTCCAGCGAGGACGTGGCCAAGGAAGTCCTCAAGGCCCTCGCCGAATAG